One Gemmatimonas sp. DNA window includes the following coding sequences:
- a CDS encoding glycosyltransferase, whose product MTGKSSLNTTSVTKIATFNNRWQKLRRCVQFAWDRLQTSFRISLSLAMLVQRGKRLLTTSHEQDTNRVKIGFVYDAVYPWSKGGGEKTLYELACSLRDRGHDCHLFGMHVWEGPANITRDGLHYHAICKNLPLYGPTGRRTILQPLKLAWGLLNNLRRYQPETFDLFDVHAFPFLSVPAFQLARLSRFHHVPWLLTWLEVWGRSYWRRYMGVRGNLGALVERWCAKTAPHHLCISPTTGRRLRELLDGRESSVTVIPRGFRSPEPDAFARHAKPRNPHKVVIAGRLIDYKHVDVAIRAWPAVRLSVPAAQLHVIGDGPDAEMLMMLTKALGVHGEAGGVFFRGQLGDRAEVLAEIASAALVLQPSEREGQSTVVLEALTLGTPVLAATGPETAVGDFLGSGPLAYMARLEATAGPVEWAERIVALLLDEDSRTTLAAIGTREVASLGWDQDIAPRVERLYASLLTKSGRR is encoded by the coding sequence GTGACCGGAAAGTCGAGTTTGAACACGACCTCGGTGACGAAGATAGCCACTTTTAACAACCGTTGGCAAAAGCTAAGACGTTGTGTTCAATTCGCCTGGGACCGGCTACAGACCTCCTTCCGAATATCACTCTCGTTGGCGATGCTCGTTCAACGAGGAAAGCGGCTTTTGACAACGTCTCATGAGCAGGACACCAATCGCGTGAAAATCGGATTCGTCTACGACGCGGTCTATCCGTGGAGCAAGGGTGGAGGTGAGAAGACGCTCTACGAGCTCGCATGCTCCCTGCGCGATCGCGGCCACGACTGTCACCTCTTCGGAATGCATGTGTGGGAGGGACCCGCGAACATCACACGCGATGGCCTACATTACCACGCCATTTGCAAGAACTTGCCGCTCTATGGACCAACCGGACGACGAACCATCTTGCAGCCGCTGAAGTTAGCATGGGGCCTGCTGAACAATCTGCGGCGATACCAACCCGAAACATTTGATCTATTCGACGTCCACGCATTTCCGTTCCTCTCCGTCCCGGCATTTCAGCTCGCGCGACTATCTCGATTCCACCACGTTCCATGGCTTCTCACTTGGCTCGAGGTCTGGGGACGGAGCTACTGGCGGCGTTACATGGGCGTGAGAGGTAACCTCGGTGCCCTCGTGGAGCGTTGGTGTGCTAAAACTGCGCCGCATCACCTGTGCATCTCACCGACGACCGGACGACGACTCCGCGAACTGCTCGATGGACGGGAATCCAGCGTCACCGTTATTCCTCGCGGCTTTCGATCGCCGGAGCCCGATGCATTCGCACGCCACGCCAAGCCTCGCAATCCGCACAAAGTGGTTATCGCAGGGCGATTGATCGACTACAAGCATGTCGATGTCGCTATCCGGGCCTGGCCTGCTGTGCGTCTCTCGGTACCAGCGGCGCAACTTCACGTCATCGGCGACGGCCCTGACGCAGAAATGCTGATGATGCTGACGAAGGCGCTTGGTGTGCACGGCGAAGCTGGCGGTGTCTTTTTTCGCGGTCAACTCGGCGACCGTGCGGAAGTGCTAGCTGAAATCGCATCAGCCGCGCTGGTGCTTCAGCCCTCAGAGCGAGAAGGCCAGAGCACGGTGGTCCTCGAAGCGCTGACATTAGGCACACCCGTACTCGCTGCCACGGGACCCGAAACAGCCGTCGGCGACTTCCTCGGCAGCGGACCGTTAGCATACATGGCGAGGCTTGAGGCTACCGCCGGACCGGTCGAGTGGGCGGAGAGAATCGTAGCTCTGCTACTGGATGAAGACTCGCGAACGACGTTGGCGGCGATCGGTACGCGCGAAGTTGCCTCACTGGGCTGGGATCAGGACATCGCTCCTCGCGTCGAGCGACTCTACGCGTCTCTATTAACGAAATCAGGGCGACGCTAA
- a CDS encoding class I SAM-dependent methyltransferase — translation MADAPFQPATNLWRAIEIPILADALPHRGRGLDVGCGDGVLTRLLAELAGATLEGSSARVSADRTGWSLVGVDVDPAETALATAEGFYSAVHTSGADRIPEAEASFDFAFANSVLEHIVDLPACLAEVGRVMKPGALFYATVPSPGLHALLRGPSKLRSISRAEYLAETDRRLLHLRYPSVEDWRNLLLEAGFDLASVRGYLTSSQVRRWERWTNGTGGLLYRLNGAKLRPIEIQRQLGMRRAIPRPIKLLARPLAWAAGRGVLSDDSTSPHETGCLLIVGRRRSL, via the coding sequence ATGGCTGACGCGCCGTTTCAACCCGCAACGAATCTCTGGCGTGCCATCGAGATCCCGATCCTCGCGGATGCCTTACCGCATCGTGGACGTGGGCTCGACGTTGGCTGTGGCGACGGTGTGCTGACTCGACTGCTCGCTGAGCTTGCCGGTGCGACTTTGGAGGGGTCGAGCGCCCGTGTTTCTGCCGATCGGACGGGCTGGTCGCTGGTCGGCGTCGATGTCGATCCGGCTGAGACCGCACTTGCTACTGCCGAAGGGTTCTACTCGGCCGTTCACACCAGTGGGGCCGATCGGATTCCCGAAGCAGAGGCATCGTTCGACTTTGCATTTGCAAACAGTGTTCTAGAACACATCGTCGACCTGCCAGCGTGCCTTGCGGAAGTCGGACGAGTGATGAAGCCAGGAGCATTGTTCTACGCGACCGTGCCATCGCCCGGACTACACGCGCTATTACGCGGGCCGAGCAAGCTGCGAAGTATCAGTCGAGCCGAGTATCTTGCCGAAACCGATCGCCGACTTCTCCATCTCCGTTACCCCTCCGTCGAAGACTGGCGCAACTTACTTCTCGAAGCCGGTTTTGATCTCGCGTCTGTCCGGGGATATCTCACATCGAGTCAGGTACGGCGTTGGGAGCGTTGGACCAATGGCACGGGCGGTCTTCTCTATCGCCTCAACGGAGCCAAACTCCGTCCGATCGAAATTCAGCGGCAGTTGGGTATGCGACGTGCGATTCCGAGACCCATCAAGCTACTTGCCCGACCATTGGCGTGGGCTGCGGGTCGTGGCGTACTTTCAGATGACTCAACGTCCCCACATGAAACGGGATGCTTGTTGATCGTCGGTCGCCGGCGCTCGTTGTGA